In a single window of the Caproicibacterium sp. BJN0003 genome:
- a CDS encoding ABC transporter permease, producing the protein MSKHFFSDLGVMLGRSMRHITRSMDTIITVCLTPIAMMLLFVYVLGGAIQAGTDNYVNYLLPGILLMAIASGISYTAFRLFTDMQSGIFERFHSMPIARSAALWGHVLTSLISNAISVIVIILVALVMGFRSPAGVLSWLAVAGILALVILALTWIAVIPGLTAKSVDGASAFSYPLIFLPFISSAFVPTESMPGPVRAFAENQPVTSIVDAIRALLSNQPVGNDIWVALAWCVGILIVAYVFAMLIYKRKAA; encoded by the coding sequence ATGAGCAAACACTTTTTCAGTGACTTAGGTGTGATGCTCGGACGTTCCATGCGCCATATTACCCGCAGCATGGACACCATCATCACGGTCTGCCTCACGCCGATCGCAATGATGCTGCTGTTCGTCTACGTGCTCGGCGGCGCGATTCAGGCCGGCACGGACAACTATGTAAATTATCTGCTGCCCGGCATCCTGCTGATGGCCATCGCGAGCGGCATCTCCTACACGGCTTTTCGCCTGTTTACGGATATGCAGAGCGGCATCTTCGAGCGGTTCCACTCCATGCCGATCGCGCGTTCCGCCGCTCTGTGGGGGCATGTGCTGACATCCCTGATATCCAACGCGATTTCGGTCATCGTCATCATTCTCGTGGCGCTCGTGATGGGCTTTCGCTCCCCGGCGGGAGTATTGTCATGGCTTGCCGTAGCCGGGATCCTCGCGCTTGTGATACTGGCACTGACCTGGATCGCGGTGATCCCCGGGCTGACCGCAAAATCGGTGGACGGCGCGAGCGCTTTTTCCTATCCGCTGATCTTCCTGCCGTTCATCAGCTCGGCGTTTGTGCCGACCGAATCGATGCCGGGGCCCGTCCGCGCCTTTGCCGAAAACCAGCCGGTGACCTCGATCGTGGACGCCATCCGCGCGTTATTGTCTAATCAGCCTGTCGGCAATGACATTTGGGTCGCGCTCGCGTGGTGCGTGGGTATTCTCATTGTCGCGTATGTTTTCGCAATGCTGATTTATAAACGAAAAGCAGCATAA
- a CDS encoding recombinase family protein: MAQRKVTTIPATISRYTATPINSTKKRRVAGYARVSTDHEDQATSYEAQVDYYTNYIKSREDWEFVAIYTDEGISATNTKKREGFKAMVADALAGKIDLIVTKSVSRFARNTVDSLTTVRQLKDAGIEIYFEKENIWTLDSKGELLITIMSSLAQEESRSISENVTWGQRKRMADGKVSFAYSRFMGLDKDKETGKIVVNPEQAEVVKLIFRLFLEGLTPHAIAVELTNRGIKTPGGKDVWNQQTVRRMLSNEKYKGDALLQKEFTVDFLQKKLKKNEGEVPQYYVEGNHEAIISPAVFDMVQAELARRTKGGSRYSGVSIFSNKIKCGDCGGWYGSKVWHSTDRYRKVIYRCNRKYNGEKCQTPHVTEDEVKAAFVSAYNQLVTEKKEIIANAEIIRRTLCSTDTLQEEKRKLEDEMSVLVEMTQNIVAENARVAQDQDEYQKRYDGLVQRYEATKVRHDEVVSAISVKQAQDERLSDFIKMLKLQDGAIREFDCGLWGCMVEYVTIGRDKEITVTFRDGTEVQA; this comes from the coding sequence GTGGCGCAAAGGAAAGTAACAACCATTCCGGCGACAATCAGCCGGTACACGGCAACGCCAATTAACAGCACGAAGAAACGCCGCGTAGCTGGATACGCCCGCGTATCCACCGACCACGAGGATCAGGCTACAAGCTATGAAGCGCAGGTGGACTATTATACCAACTACATCAAGAGCCGTGAGGATTGGGAGTTTGTCGCTATATATACGGACGAAGGGATAAGTGCAACGAACACCAAAAAGCGAGAAGGCTTTAAGGCAATGGTAGCGGATGCCCTTGCCGGAAAAATCGATCTCATCGTCACCAAGAGCGTGAGCCGCTTCGCCAGGAATACCGTAGATAGCCTTACCACGGTGCGCCAGCTAAAGGATGCGGGGATTGAGATTTATTTTGAAAAAGAAAACATCTGGACGCTGGACAGCAAAGGTGAACTTCTCATCACCATCATGTCCTCGCTGGCACAGGAAGAGAGCCGCTCCATTTCGGAGAACGTCACATGGGGACAGCGCAAGCGGATGGCGGACGGCAAGGTCAGCTTCGCCTACAGCCGCTTCATGGGGCTGGACAAAGATAAGGAAACGGGAAAAATCGTGGTGAATCCCGAACAGGCGGAAGTCGTAAAGCTGATTTTCCGGCTGTTCCTGGAGGGGCTTACCCCTCATGCGATTGCCGTGGAACTGACGAACCGGGGCATTAAGACGCCGGGCGGCAAGGATGTCTGGAATCAGCAGACGGTGCGCCGGATGCTCTCAAACGAGAAATACAAGGGCGATGCCCTTTTGCAGAAGGAATTCACGGTTGATTTCCTGCAGAAAAAGCTGAAGAAGAACGAGGGCGAGGTGCCACAGTATTATGTGGAGGGCAACCATGAGGCAATTATCAGCCCGGCGGTATTCGACATGGTGCAGGCGGAACTTGCCAGACGCACGAAAGGCGGCTCACGGTACAGCGGCGTGAGCATTTTCTCCAACAAGATAAAATGTGGGGACTGCGGCGGCTGGTACGGCTCGAAGGTCTGGCATTCCACCGACCGGTACCGCAAAGTCATCTACCGCTGCAACCGCAAGTACAATGGAGAAAAATGCCAGACTCCCCATGTCACGGAGGATGAGGTCAAAGCGGCGTTCGTGTCGGCTTACAATCAACTGGTCACGGAGAAAAAGGAAATTATCGCAAATGCGGAAATCATCCGCAGGACGCTCTGCTCAACAGATACCCTGCAGGAAGAAAAACGCAAGCTGGAGGATGAGATGTCGGTGCTTGTGGAAATGACGCAGAACATCGTGGCGGAGAATGCCCGTGTGGCGCAGGACCAGGACGAGTACCAGAAACGTTACGACGGGCTGGTTCAGCGATACGAAGCGACAAAAGTACGACACGATGAGGTGGTGTCCGCCATCTCCGTAAAGCAGGCGCAGGATGAGCGGCTGTCGGACTTTATCAAAATGCTGAAATTACAGGATGGTGCCATCCGGGAATTCGACTGCGGGCTTTGGGGCTGCATGGTCGAGTACGTCACGATTGGCAGGGACAAAGAGATAACGGTCACCTTCAGGGACGGCACGGAGGTGCAGGCATAA
- a CDS encoding recombinase family protein: MAKIIKIEQAVPMIQTKKKVAAYARISMESERMNHSLSAQISYYSSLIQKNPDWQYAGVFADDGVSGTGMAKRSEFRRMIETAESGGIDIILTKSIQRFARNTVDLLETVRNLKDIGVEVRFEKEHINSMSGDGELMMTILASFAQEESRSISDNVKWGTRKRFEKGIPNGHFQIYGYRWEGDRLVIEPEEAKIVRLIYDNFLNGLSAEATEKQLEEMGVKSYKGMHFSNSSIRQILSNITYTGNLLFQKEYVSDPITGKSKINRGELPQYFVEDTHEAIIPMETYQAVQRERERRREFGALANWSINTSCFTSKIKCGVCGKSYRRSGKRQRKNPDEVYYIWICRTKSDKGAKYCSAKSIPEKTLKALCAEVLGMDEFDGDVFSEKVEQITVIGEDTLEFHFYDGSVLEKKWQSTAKTDWWTQERRTAWGELHKHKATNPNRRRFYEFTGFIKCGQCGENFRCQGTARKDGTQIRTWHCGRTCGNITVRDEILKEMVCDVLGLDEFSEERMDSELEKITVDGQMVSFHFPDGHTENREYIKPKKKGTKHTEEFKAHMRELMKAKWKEGKMRGAKESNNHSGDNQPVHGNAN, encoded by the coding sequence ATGGCGAAAATCATAAAAATTGAACAGGCAGTGCCGATGATACAGACGAAAAAGAAAGTCGCCGCCTATGCCCGTATTTCAATGGAATCGGAACGCATGAACCATTCCCTCTCCGCGCAGATCAGCTACTACAGTTCCCTGATACAGAAAAATCCCGACTGGCAGTACGCAGGCGTGTTCGCGGATGACGGCGTTTCCGGCACAGGGATGGCCAAGAGGAGTGAATTCCGGAGGATGATTGAAACTGCGGAAAGCGGCGGAATCGACATCATACTCACCAAGTCGATACAGCGGTTCGCAAGGAACACGGTTGACCTTCTGGAAACCGTGCGGAACTTAAAGGACATCGGCGTGGAGGTGCGGTTCGAGAAGGAACACATTAATTCCATGAGCGGGGACGGCGAATTGATGATGACCATCCTCGCATCCTTTGCCCAGGAAGAGAGCCGCTCCATCAGCGACAACGTGAAGTGGGGTACGAGAAAGCGGTTTGAAAAAGGTATCCCGAACGGTCATTTCCAGATTTACGGATACCGATGGGAGGGTGACCGTCTCGTCATAGAGCCGGAGGAAGCGAAAATCGTCAGACTGATTTACGACAATTTCTTAAACGGTCTGTCGGCGGAAGCCACGGAAAAGCAGCTCGAAGAAATGGGCGTGAAATCCTATAAGGGGATGCATTTCAGCAATTCCTCCATCCGCCAGATTCTGAGCAACATCACCTACACGGGCAACCTGCTCTTCCAGAAGGAATATGTTTCCGATCCGATAACGGGAAAATCCAAAATCAACCGTGGGGAGCTTCCGCAGTATTTTGTGGAGGACACGCACGAAGCCATCATACCGATGGAAACCTACCAGGCGGTGCAGAGGGAGCGGGAACGGCGCAGGGAGTTTGGCGCATTGGCGAACTGGAGCATCAACACGTCCTGCTTCACAAGCAAAATCAAATGCGGCGTCTGCGGCAAAAGCTACCGCAGGAGCGGCAAGCGCCAGCGGAAAAATCCCGATGAGGTTTATTACATCTGGATTTGCCGGACGAAGAGCGACAAGGGCGCAAAATACTGCTCCGCCAAGTCCATTCCCGAAAAGACACTGAAAGCCTTATGTGCCGAGGTTCTTGGAATGGATGAATTTGACGGGGATGTTTTCTCCGAAAAGGTCGAGCAGATAACGGTAATCGGCGAGGATACCCTGGAATTTCATTTCTATGATGGCTCGGTTCTGGAAAAGAAGTGGCAGTCCACCGCCAAGACGGACTGGTGGACGCAGGAACGCAGAACCGCATGGGGCGAGCTTCATAAGCACAAAGCCACCAATCCAAACAGGCGCAGATTCTATGAATTTACTGGATTCATCAAATGCGGGCAGTGCGGCGAGAATTTCCGCTGCCAAGGCACAGCACGGAAAGATGGAACGCAGATAAGGACATGGCACTGCGGCAGGACTTGCGGGAACATTACCGTCCGGGATGAGATTCTGAAGGAAATGGTTTGTGATGTCCTGGGGCTGGACGAATTTTCCGAGGAGCGGATGGATTCCGAACTTGAGAAAATCACAGTGGACGGACAGATGGTTTCATTCCACTTCCCGGACGGGCATACCGAGAACCGGGAATATATCAAGCCGAAGAAAAAGGGTACAAAACACACCGAGGAATTCAAGGCGCATATGCGGGAGCTTATGAAGGCCAAGTGGAAGGAGGGAAAAATGCGTGGCGCAAAGGAAAGTAACAACCATTCCGGCGACAATCAGCCGGTACACGGCAACGCCAATTAA
- a CDS encoding Lsa family ABC-F type ribosomal protection protein — translation MSLINISNLTFSYEGSFHNIFENVSFQIDTDWKLGFTGRNGRGKTTFLKLLMGKYEYSGTISSNVTFEYFPYAVPDADSFVIDVIHEISPNAQDWEIVRELSLLKVSDELLYRSYSTLSKGEQTKALLAALFLKENSFLLIDEPTNHLDILGRKTLSDYLNKKHGFILVSHDRVFLDNCIDHILVINKTNIEVQRGNFSSWWKNKEMQDSFELAENEKHKKEISRLTAAAQKTSRWSDRVEKSKNGSTNSGSKLDKGYVGHKAAKMMKRSKTIENRQQDLIQEKSKLLKNLETAENLKIFPLPYHTSQLLELSGVSIVYGSHPVCSNISFTIEQGDRVALQGKNGSGKSSILKLICGENIPYHGTLRKSERLKISYVPQSTAGLNGPLSEYIERNLLDESLFKAILRKFDFPREQFEKRLDEFSEGQKKKVLLARSLCEQAHLYIWDEPLNYIDVLSRMQIENLLLEYKPTILFVEHDSAFCENIATKTVEL, via the coding sequence ATGTCACTCATAAATATTTCAAATTTAACCTTTTCCTATGAAGGAAGCTTTCACAATATTTTTGAAAACGTAAGCTTTCAGATTGATACAGATTGGAAGCTTGGATTCACCGGGCGAAACGGCCGTGGCAAGACCACTTTTCTAAAGCTTCTTATGGGAAAATACGAATACAGCGGCACCATTTCCAGCAACGTTACGTTTGAGTATTTTCCCTATGCCGTGCCGGACGCTGACTCTTTTGTTATCGATGTCATTCATGAAATCAGCCCGAATGCGCAGGACTGGGAAATTGTGCGGGAACTGTCCCTACTGAAAGTGTCTGATGAACTTCTTTATCGCTCCTATTCCACCCTTTCAAAAGGGGAGCAGACAAAAGCCCTGCTTGCCGCTTTGTTTCTGAAAGAGAATAGTTTTTTGCTGATTGATGAGCCGACGAATCATCTTGACATTTTGGGCAGAAAAACCTTGAGCGATTATTTGAATAAGAAACATGGATTTATTCTGGTGTCCCATGACCGGGTATTCCTTGACAACTGCATCGACCATATTCTCGTGATCAATAAAACAAACATCGAGGTGCAGAGAGGGAACTTTTCCTCCTGGTGGAAAAACAAAGAGATGCAGGACAGCTTTGAACTGGCGGAAAATGAAAAACACAAAAAAGAAATCAGCCGTTTAACAGCCGCCGCACAAAAGACTTCCAGATGGTCTGACCGTGTGGAAAAAAGCAAAAACGGCTCGACCAATTCGGGAAGCAAACTTGATAAGGGCTATGTCGGCCATAAAGCAGCGAAAATGATGAAGCGTTCCAAAACCATTGAGAACCGTCAGCAGGATTTGATCCAAGAGAAATCCAAACTGCTCAAAAACCTGGAAACTGCCGAAAATCTGAAGATTTTTCCGCTTCCATACCACACCAGCCAACTGCTTGAACTTTCCGGCGTTTCCATTGTCTATGGCAGCCACCCCGTCTGCTCAAACATCAGCTTTACCATAGAGCAGGGAGACCGGGTTGCGCTGCAGGGAAAAAACGGGTCCGGGAAATCCAGCATTCTGAAGCTGATATGCGGTGAAAACATTCCCTATCACGGCACTTTAAGAAAAAGCGAACGGCTGAAAATTTCCTATGTTCCCCAAAGCACAGCAGGTCTGAATGGGCCGCTGAGCGAATATATCGAGCGTAATCTTCTCGATGAAAGTCTTTTCAAAGCCATCCTGCGAAAATTTGATTTTCCCCGGGAGCAGTTTGAAAAGCGCCTGGATGAATTCAGCGAGGGACAGAAAAAGAAGGTTCTGCTTGCCAGAAGCCTGTGTGAGCAGGCACATCTGTATATCTGGGATGAACCGCTCAACTACATTGATGTCCTTTCCCGAATGCAGATAGAAAACCTGCTGCTCGAATACAAGCCGACCATTCTGTTCGTGGAGCACGACAGCGCCTTCTGCGAAAATATTGCGACCAAAACCGTTGAGTTATAG
- a CDS encoding ABC transporter ATP-binding protein translates to MEKAIEAKGLRKSFKDTEILKGVDFEVNQGEIFALLGSNGAGKTTIVKILTTLLKPDGGTAVVNGFDVTAKPDCVRQSISLTGQFAAVDEILTGRENLIMIARLWHLANSRQVAADLLSRFGLSDAADRRVSTYSGGMRRRLDIAMSLIGKPQVIFLDEPTTGLDPEARIEVWKTVKELADGGTTVFLTTQYLEEAEQLADRIAILHEGRIIVSGTLEELKKRFPPAKVEYVEKQPTLEEIFLAIVGKKEGN, encoded by the coding sequence ATGGAAAAAGCAATTGAAGCGAAAGGTCTGCGAAAGTCTTTCAAAGACACGGAAATCCTAAAAGGTGTCGATTTTGAAGTGAATCAGGGTGAAATATTCGCCCTGCTCGGTTCTAACGGCGCGGGCAAGACGACGATTGTCAAAATTCTCACCACACTGCTGAAACCGGACGGAGGAACCGCCGTCGTCAACGGCTTTGATGTTACGGCAAAGCCTGACTGTGTGCGGCAGTCGATCAGTCTGACCGGGCAGTTTGCCGCCGTGGACGAAATCCTGACCGGACGGGAAAATCTGATTATGATTGCCAGACTGTGGCACCTCGCCAATTCGCGTCAGGTTGCGGCCGATTTACTGAGTAGGTTTGGCCTGAGCGACGCCGCCGACCGCAGGGTTTCCACTTATTCGGGCGGTATGCGCCGCAGGCTCGACATTGCCATGAGCCTGATTGGGAAACCGCAGGTTATTTTTCTCGACGAGCCGACTACCGGTCTTGACCCGGAGGCGCGTATCGAGGTTTGGAAGACGGTTAAAGAGCTTGCTGACGGCGGCACGACGGTGTTTTTGACCACGCAATATTTGGAGGAAGCCGAGCAGCTTGCCGACCGTATCGCTATTTTGCATGAGGGCAGGATTATCGTGAGCGGTACGCTTGAAGAACTGAAAAAGCGGTTCCCGCCCGCGAAGGTGGAGTATGTGGAAAAGCAACCGACGCTCGAGGAAATCTTCCTCGCAATCGTCGGCAAGAAGGAGGGGAATTGA
- a CDS encoding DUF1048 domain-containing protein: protein MSIQDIIEGKKEWRAHMARVKALPQDYQIVYKEIQKYLFKVGPVELTEGTGLLSGIVDLFEEGAALGKNVLEVTGSDVAAFCDDLIKDSKTYADIYQESVDREVSKAMKKVTNRKEGYRDGKSN, encoded by the coding sequence ATGAGCATACAGGATATTATCGAAGGCAAAAAAGAGTGGCGGGCCCATATGGCGCGTGTCAAAGCGCTCCCGCAGGATTATCAGATTGTTTATAAAGAAATTCAAAAATATCTCTTTAAAGTCGGCCCTGTTGAACTGACCGAAGGTACGGGTCTCCTCTCAGGAATTGTCGATCTTTTTGAAGAGGGCGCGGCGTTGGGAAAAAACGTACTTGAAGTAACGGGCAGTGACGTAGCGGCTTTCTGCGATGATTTAATCAAGGATTCAAAAACTTATGCCGACATTTATCAGGAATCTGTTGACCGGGAAGTGAGCAAGGCCATGAAAAAGGTCACAAATAGAAAAGAGGGCTATCGGGATGGAAAAAGCAATTGA
- a CDS encoding restriction endonuclease subunit S has protein sequence MSRLEELIAELCPDGVKHQPLEQCCNILDRKRKPVTKAAREQGEYPYYGANGIQDYVKDYIFDGTFVLVGEDGSVITKAGTPVVTWATGKIWVNNHAHIVEEVDGVLLRYLFHFIQTINVTPLIHGNIPKLTGGDFKALSIPVPPLPVQNEIVRILDNFTELTTELTTELTARKKQYEYYMEQLLTFDDNTNWIPISKIATVSDYVANGSFAALKENVQYKHSPDYAVLIRTIDYSSGFDSSKFIYIDEHAYNFLSKSKLMGGELIINNIGAGVGTTFRCPNLGIHMSLAPNSIMVSTPNDAFYYYWFTSKYGQEAMSKVTSQSALPKFNKTGFRTIMVPIPAMEEQNRIVEILNRFDTLCNDITKGLPAEIDARQKQYEYYRDKLLTFKKLA, from the coding sequence ATGAGTAGATTAGAGGAACTGATTGCGGAATTATGCCCAGATGGGGTCAAGCATCAACCACTTGAACAATGCTGTAATATTCTGGACAGAAAAAGAAAACCAGTTACAAAGGCAGCGCGTGAGCAAGGCGAATATCCATACTATGGTGCGAACGGAATACAAGATTATGTTAAAGATTATATTTTTGATGGAACCTTTGTACTGGTTGGCGAAGATGGTAGTGTGATTACAAAAGCAGGAACGCCAGTTGTCACATGGGCAACCGGAAAAATATGGGTAAATAATCATGCCCACATTGTTGAAGAAGTTGATGGCGTTTTACTCCGTTACCTGTTCCATTTTATTCAAACAATAAATGTAACCCCTTTAATACATGGTAATATTCCGAAACTTACAGGTGGGGATTTTAAAGCTCTTTCCATCCCTGTCCCCCCTCTGCCGGTGCAGAATGAAATTGTCCGGATTCTGGACAATTTCACGGAGCTTACAACGGAGCTTACAACGGAGCTTACAGCGAGGAAGAAGCAGTATGAATATTACATGGAGCAGTTGTTAACGTTTGACGATAATACAAATTGGATACCTATAAGTAAAATTGCTACTGTATCTGACTATGTTGCAAATGGTAGTTTTGCTGCGTTGAAAGAAAATGTTCAGTATAAGCATAGCCCAGATTATGCTGTACTTATTCGAACTATAGATTATTCCAGTGGGTTTGATAGCAGTAAGTTTATATATATTGATGAACACGCTTATAATTTTTTGAGCAAATCAAAACTTATGGGTGGAGAGTTGATTATTAATAACATTGGTGCCGGAGTCGGAACCACTTTTAGATGCCCAAATCTTGGGATTCACATGAGTCTTGCACCTAATAGTATTATGGTATCCACGCCAAATGACGCTTTTTATTACTATTGGTTTACAAGCAAATATGGTCAAGAGGCTATGAGTAAAGTTACTTCGCAAAGCGCTTTACCTAAATTCAATAAAACTGGATTTAGAACAATAATGGTTCCTATTCCTGCAATGGAAGAGCAGAATCGTATTGTTGAAATACTCAACCGCTTTGACACTCTCTGCAACGACATCACCAAGGGCTTGCCTGCCGAAATTGATGCCCGCCAAAAGCAGTATGAATATTACCGTGATAAATTGCTGACCTTCAAAAAGCTTGCATAG
- a CDS encoding PadR family transcriptional regulator — MLENLTEMLKGVLEGCVLEIISRGETYGYEITRRLNDLGFTDVVEGTVYTILVRLEKNGLVDIEKKPSDMGPPRKFFALNDAGHEELRKFWEKWEFIASKINELEERKQ; from the coding sequence ATGCTGGAAAACCTAACGGAAATGCTCAAAGGTGTGCTTGAGGGCTGCGTACTTGAAATTATAAGCCGCGGTGAAACCTATGGTTACGAGATTACGCGGCGGCTGAACGACCTCGGTTTCACGGACGTTGTGGAAGGAACGGTGTACACCATTCTGGTGAGGCTTGAAAAGAACGGACTCGTAGACATCGAAAAAAAGCCCTCCGACATGGGACCGCCGCGAAAATTCTTTGCGCTCAACGACGCAGGGCATGAAGAGCTGCGAAAGTTCTGGGAAAAATGGGAATTCATCGCGTCGAAAATCAACGAGTTAGAGGAGAGGAAACAATGA
- a CDS encoding SHOCT domain-containing protein yields the protein MRKDEFRNEKLYQTTMSIARTMLKEGIISEEEYRRIDTIFFEKYRPVFGTLFSDISLTSEP from the coding sequence ATGCGTAAGGATGAATTCCGAAACGAAAAGCTGTACCAAACCACCATGAGCATTGCCCGAACAATGCTTAAAGAGGGCATCATTTCGGAGGAGGAGTATCGTCGGATTGATACAATTTTTTTTGAGAAATACCGCCCCGTTTTCGGCACATTATTCTCGGATATTTCGTTGACTTCTGAGCCGTAA
- a CDS encoding DUF1048 domain-containing protein: MNFWEMITGSDMTKELKAFELRAKKLPPDYQAAWEKIKTNLWPHSDFTGRNLMPILDGVLGLLEEAAADGQSVREVLGDDIKGFCSALAGEEGARSFRDKWREQLNDNIAKKLGK, encoded by the coding sequence ATGAATTTTTGGGAAATGATCACAGGCAGCGATATGACGAAAGAACTGAAAGCTTTTGAATTGCGGGCTAAAAAGCTGCCTCCAGATTATCAGGCGGCATGGGAAAAAATAAAGACTAATCTTTGGCCGCACTCGGATTTCACCGGCCGCAACCTTATGCCCATTCTTGACGGTGTGCTCGGCCTGCTCGAAGAAGCAGCGGCGGACGGTCAGAGTGTCAGGGAGGTTTTAGGTGACGATATCAAAGGTTTCTGTTCAGCTCTGGCCGGTGAAGAAGGAGCAAGGTCTTTTCGCGACAAGTGGCGCGAGCAGCTCAACGATAATATTGCTAAGAAATTAGGGAAATAG
- a CDS encoding Cfr family 23S rRNA (adenine(2503)-C(8))-methyltransferase, with the protein MIHSKYDVMKQCISEMNFPDYRYEQLINMIFTQHISDFHAMYMLPERLRANLAEAIGASVCRLVPVAHQASSQADKVLFQLKDGNCVETVDLHYKKGWESFCISSQCGCGFGCKFCATGAIGRKRNMTADEITDQILYFYLAGHKMNSVSFMGMGEPFANPNLFVALKILTNLSLFGLSQRRITISTIGMIPGIKRLTRDFPQVNLAFSLHSPFEKQRSELMPINRSYPLHKVMDVLDAHVANTKRRLFLAYIMLSGVNDSAEHAKALAHLILGRGALSYLYHVDLIPYNATDKTARKFIASNNETIKNFSDILHSNRISVATRMQFGSDIGAGCGQLYADEKD; encoded by the coding sequence ATGATTCATTCAAAGTATGATGTTATGAAGCAATGTATATCGGAAATGAATTTTCCGGATTATCGCTATGAGCAATTGATAAACATGATTTTTACACAGCATATTTCTGATTTTCATGCCATGTATATGCTGCCGGAAAGACTAAGAGCAAATTTGGCAGAAGCGATTGGAGCGTCTGTCTGCAGACTTGTCCCAGTCGCACACCAGGCATCGAGCCAGGCGGACAAAGTGCTGTTTCAATTAAAGGATGGGAACTGCGTCGAAACAGTAGACTTGCATTATAAAAAAGGATGGGAATCTTTTTGCATCTCATCCCAATGCGGCTGTGGGTTTGGCTGCAAGTTTTGTGCAACCGGTGCTATCGGACGCAAACGTAATATGACCGCCGACGAAATAACAGATCAAATTTTGTATTTTTATCTCGCAGGGCATAAAATGAACAGTGTTTCTTTTATGGGAATGGGCGAGCCATTCGCCAATCCCAATTTATTTGTTGCATTAAAAATCCTAACAAACTTGTCTTTGTTCGGATTAAGCCAGCGACGCATTACCATATCGACGATTGGAATGATACCTGGGATCAAACGACTGACCCGCGATTTCCCTCAGGTGAATTTAGCCTTTTCGCTGCACTCGCCCTTTGAAAAACAACGTTCGGAACTGATGCCTATCAATCGATCTTACCCGCTCCATAAAGTAATGGATGTGTTGGATGCGCATGTCGCCAACACCAAAAGACGATTGTTTTTGGCTTATATTATGCTGAGCGGAGTAAATGATTCGGCAGAGCATGCGAAAGCGTTAGCGCATCTTATTTTAGGCCGGGGAGCGTTGTCCTATCTATATCATGTTGATCTTATCCCATATAACGCAACAGATAAGACGGCACGAAAGTTTATCGCTTCAAATAACGAAACCATTAAAAACTTCAGTGATATTCTGCATTCCAACCGTATCAGCGTGGCTACCAGAATGCAATTCGGTTCTGACATCGGTGCCGGGTGCGGACAGCTTTATGCTGACGAAAAGGATTGA
- a CDS encoding RNA polymerase subunit sigma-70, which produces MTDHQKAQIIKLRAAGNGYGKIAKSLGISLNTVKSFCRRNDISSNSSVEPALTYTGETTYCENCGRPIRQIAKQKKKRFCCDKCRNAWWNSHLDQVKRKAVYHFKCLYCGKEFHVYGDKRRKYCSHACYIADRFKAGGNNA; this is translated from the coding sequence ATGACCGATCATCAGAAAGCACAAATCATAAAACTCCGCGCGGCCGGAAACGGATACGGGAAAATTGCCAAGTCGCTTGGCATATCGCTGAATACTGTAAAATCCTTCTGCCGCAGGAACGATATCAGCAGCAATTCCTCTGTTGAACCTGCCCTGACATATACAGGCGAGACGACCTATTGTGAGAACTGCGGGCGGCCTATCCGGCAGATAGCAAAGCAGAAGAAAAAACGCTTTTGCTGTGACAAATGCCGCAACGCCTGGTGGAACAGCCATCTTGACCAGGTGAAGCGAAAAGCGGTCTATCATTTCAAATGCCTGTACTGTGGTAAGGAGTTCCACGTTTACGGGGATAAGCGAAGGAAATACTGCAGCCACGCCTGCTATATCGCCGACCGTTTCAAGGCTGGTGGCAATAATGCGTAA